One Phaseolus vulgaris cultivar G19833 chromosome 11, P. vulgaris v2.0, whole genome shotgun sequence genomic window carries:
- the LOC137807169 gene encoding metal tolerance protein B-like encodes MENGKAPIVGEERIMQEIDSPIASETLDVLRMKAELSCSSGCPFSGHENSVVTSNESSKSAKKLSGLIVFYAIVMVVELVGGIKAHSLAVISDAAHLLSDITGFSISLFAVWASGWEATPHQSFGYSRLEVLGALISVQLIWLIAGYLIYETIGRILVQNTSVNGKLMLAIATLGFVLNFIMVAWIGHDHGHGHHGHGHSHHDHHSHGHGHHQCQTDHDDGDKELSIISDEENVTLVSTSHRNTNVLNINLQGAYLHVMADMIQSVGVMIAGAIIWAEPKWFIVDLVCTLIFSVLSLSTTLPMLRNIYGILMERTPSEIDISKLGSGIRNIKGVRDVHDLHVWAITVGKLVLSCHVVAEPGISSIDLLGAIKHYCEKTYQIQHVTIQIE; translated from the coding sequence ATGGAAAACGGGAAAGCCCCTATTGTGGGGGAAGAGAGGATAATGCAGGAAATTGATAGTCCCATTGCCTCTGAAACACTTGATGTTCTTCGTATGAAGGCAGAGTTATCTTGCAGTTCTGGCTGTCCTTTTTCTGGACATGAAAATAGTGTTGTGACATCAAACGAGTCTTCAAAGTCGGCAAAGAAGCTTTCTGGACTTATTGTTTTCTATGCTATTGTCATGGTTGTGGAACTTGTTGGTGGAATAAAAGCTCACAGCCTAGCTGTCATCAGTGATGCAGCACACTTGCTTTCTGATATTACAGGATTCTCTATCTCTCTCTTTGCAGTGTGGGCTTCAGGTTGGGAGGCAACACCACATCAATCTTTCGGATACAGTCGTCTCGAGGTTTTGGGGGCTCTTATATCTGTGCAGTTAATTTGGTTGATAGCTGGTTATTTGATATATGAAACAATTGGTAGAATTCTTGTACAAAATACCAGTGTGAATGGAAAGCTCATGCTTGCAATTGCAACACTTGGGTTTGTTCTTAACTTTATCATGGTTGCATGGATTGGTCATGATCATGGTCATGGCCATCATGGTCATGGTCATAGTCATCATGATCATCATAGTCATGGTCATGGTCATCATCAATGCCAGACAGATCATGATGATGGGGATAAGGAGCTATCTATAATAAGTGATGAGGAGAATGTTACCCTGGTTTCAACTAGTCACAGAAATACTAATGTCTTGAACATAAATCTTCAGGGGGCGTATTTGCATGTCATGGCTGATATGATTCAATCTGTTGGAGTGATGATTGCTGGAGCCATAATATGGGCTGAACCTAAGTGGTTTATAGTTGACCTTGTGTGCACTCTTATATTCTCTGTTTTATCTTTAAGTACTACTCTGCCCATGCTTAGGAATATTTATGGCATTCTCATGGAAAGGACACCAAGTGAGATAGATATTAGCAAGTTGGGAAGTGGCATTAGAAATATCAAGGGAGTACGGGATGTTCATGACTTGCACGTTTGGGCTATAACTGTTGGAAAACTTGTTCTTTCTTGCCATGTAGTGGCTGAGCCTGGCATAAGTTCCATTGATTTACTAGGCGCTATTAAACATTACTGTGAAAAAACATATCAAATACAGCATGTTACCATACAAATTGAATAA
- the LOC137807357 gene encoding tropinone reductase homolog At5g06060-like has translation MGETNSGSKSSRWCLQGMTALVTGGSKGIGNAIVEELAQLGATVHTCARNEAELNDSLNQWTTKGYRVTGSVCDVASRVNRQELIARVSSQFNGKLNILVNNVGTNIKKQTVDFTEEDFSFLINTNLESAYHISQLAHPLLKASEAASIVFISSVAGEVSVNIGSIYGATKGAINQLTRNLACEWAKDNIRTNCVGPGPIKTPLGDTVFKDAKVLNSFISRTALGRLGEAEEVSSLVAFLCLPAASYITGQTIYVDGGFIVNALG, from the exons ATGGGTGAGACAAACAGTGGTAGCAAAAGTAGCAGGTGGTGTCTGCAGGGGATGACAGCTCTGGTCACTGGTGGATCCAAAGGAATCGG AAATGCTATCGTGGAGGAGTTGGCTCAGCTGGGTGCAACTGTACACACTTGTGCTCGAAACGAAGCTGAACTCAATGATTCCTTAAACCAATGGACCACAAAAGGATACAGAGTAACTGGTTCGGTCTGTGACGTGGCCTCTCGTGTAAACAGACAAGAGCTCATAGCTAGAGTCTCCTCTCAGTTCAATGGAAAACTCAATATCCTT GTAAACAATGTGGGAACAAACATAAAGAAACAGACCGTGGATTTTACGGAGGAAGATTTCTCATTTCTGATCAACACAAATCTTGAATCTGCTTATCACATAAGCCAACTTGCACATCCTCTCCTAAAGGCTTCAGAGGCTGCAAGCATAGTTTTTATATCCTCCGTTGCTGGTGAGGTATCAGTAAATATAGGATCCATTTATGGTGCAACAAAAG GAGCAATTAACCAACTGACTAGAAACCTGGCATGCGAGTGGGCCAAAGACAATATAAGGACTAACTGCGTTGGACCAGGACCAATCAAAACCCCTCTCGGAGACACG GTCTTCAAAGATGCAAAAGTTCTGAATAGTTTCATTTCAAGAACCGCTCTTGGACGCCTTGGAGAGGCAGAGGAGGTGTCTTCGTTGGTGGCATTTCTGTGCTTGCCTGCAGCTTCTTACATTACAGGACAAACCATTTATGTTGATGGTGGCTTCATTGTGAACGCCCTTGGGTAA